In one Hemitrygon akajei chromosome 3, sHemAka1.3, whole genome shotgun sequence genomic region, the following are encoded:
- the wdr20a gene encoding WD repeat-containing protein 20 isoform X2, with product MYLYNVEHSCGTTAPHYQPLKQGDSYAVHTCKSKSTRNPLLKWTVGEGALNEFAFSPDGKYLACVSQDGFLRVFNFDSVELHGTMKSYFGGLLCVCWSPDGKYIVTGGEDDLVTVWSFIDCRVIARGHGHKSWVSVVAFDPYTTSVEENDPMEFSGSDEDFQDQIHFGRDRANSTQSRLSKRNSTDSRPVSVTYRFGSVGQDTQLCLWDLTEDILFPHQPLSRARTHTNVMNATSPSGGNVTTSTGSNGNSSITTTPSNSLPPPLPRSNSLPHSAVSNASNKSSVMDGAIASGVSKFATLSLHDRKERHHEKDHKRNHSMGHISSKSSDKLNLVTKTKMDSAKTLGTSLCPRMDDVPLLEPLICKKIAHERLTVLIFLEDCIVTACQEGFICTWARPGKVGLSSQNQANSPSGTVV from the exons ATGTACTTGTATAATGTGGAACACTCTTGTGGGACCACTGCACCACATTATCAGCCACTGAAACAAGGAGACAGTTATGCAGTTCACACTTGCAAAAGCAAATCTACACGAAACCCTTTACTCAAATGGACAGTTGGTGAGGGGGCACTGAATGAATTTGCATTCTCTCCAGATGGGAAGTACCTTGCTTGTGTTAGTCAGGATGGATTTCTTCGTGTGTTTAACTTTGATTCTGTTGAACTACATGGCACAATGAAAAGTTACTTTGGAGGACTGCTGTGTGTGTGCTGGAGTCCGGATGGAAAATATATTGTAACCGGTGGAGAAGATGATCTGGTGAccgtgtggtcttttattgattgtCGTGTAATAGCCAGGGGACATGGACATAAGTCATGGGTCAGCGTTGTTGCATTTGACCCTTATACCACTAGCGTAGAAGAAAATGATCCCATGGAGTTCAGTGGGAGCGATGAGGATTTCCAAGACCAAATACACTTTGGCAGAGATCGAGCAAATAGTACACAGTCTAGGTTGTCCAAAAGGAATTCTACAGACAGTCGTCCTGTGAGTGTCACTTATAGGTTTGGCTCTGTGGGCCAAGACACCCAGCTATGTTTATGGGATCTAACAGAAGACATCCTGTTCCCTCATCAACCTCTTTCACGTGCTCGGACACACACAAATGTGATGAATGCCACAAGTCCATCAGGTGGAAATGTTACAACCAGTACTGGAAGCAATGGTAACAGTAGCATCACAACAACACCCAGCAACTCCttacctcctcctcttcctcgaTCAAATAGTCTACCGCACTCTGCCGTTTCAAATGCCAGTAACAAAAGCAGTGTCATGGATGGTGCAATTGCTTCAGGAGTCAGTAAATTTGCGACTCTATCACTACACGACCGCAAGGAAAGACATCATGAGAAAGATCACAAACGAAATCACAGCATGGGCCACATTTCCAGCAAAAGCAGTGACAAACTAAATCTAGTCACCAAAACTAAAATGGACTCTGCCAAGACTCTGGGAACTTCCCTCTGCCCTAGAATGGATGATGTACCCTTGTTAGAGCCTCTTATCTGTAAAAAGATAGCACATGAAAGACTGACTGTTTTAATATTTCTTGAAGACTGTATAGTCACTGCCTGTCAGGAGGGATTTATTTGCACATGGGCAAGGCCTGGTAAAGTG GGCTTGTCATCCCAAAACCAAGCCAATTCGCCGAGTGGGACTGTAGTATAG